A stretch of DNA from Anaerolineae bacterium:
AGGAAGCGGGCAAGGCCAAGCGCGATGTCTCCGACCGGATCGGGCGGCTGATTGAAGCGCTTGACGAGGACGAGATCATCGAGTTAGAAACGCTGCTGGCGGTTCGGCACGATGAACGACGTTGAGCGGAGACAGGTCAGGAGGTAGCCCATGCGCGACGTGCTGCGCACGGGGGTGACGGCAGTGATCTGGGTGGTTTTTACCATGTTCATGATCGCCCAGTTCGCCATGGCTAGCGAGACACCAGTCCCGCTCTACTACTTCGTGGCCATGGCGACGACGGGCGCGCTGGCGATTCTGGCTTTCATGCTGACGGTTCGCGTCTGGCGGCGGGAGGAACCAGAAACCCGGCGGCTGGCAACTACTAAAGCCAAGCGGGGCAATCTGGCCGTCCGCCTGGAGCGGCTGGCTGAGGAACTGGACGAGGACGACCTGATCGAGCTGGAGACGCTGATCCGGATGCGCGGGCAGGAACATTCCGGTTAGCGATGCATCGTTGCGGCAGGGAGTGACAGCTATTCTGACTGGCAGCGGGGAGCTATGAGCGATCAGCGCACATTCTGGACGGCCATCGTGACCATGGTGATCTGGGTTGCGATGACGGTAATCTCGATCATCTTCATGACGCTTGAGGATGTTACCGCGCTCGGCGCGGCGGCGTTTGTGATTATTATGGCCGGGGTGGCTATCGGCGGTACTATTGCCATCTGGACGGGCGAGACCGAATCCGCACGGCAGCCCGGCGGGATGCGCGGTGATACCCGCAAGACCAAGCGCGGCGACCCGGAGCGTATTGCCCGCCTGATCGAGCAACTGGACGGCGACCAGATGGTGGAACTGGAGACCCTGTTGATGGCCCGGCGGGATGATGCGCTGGACGACCGGTAGCCCGGCCAGGGAAATTCTCTGCCTGGACGACTGTGATCTGACCCTGCGAACTCAAATACTCAGAGAGGCGACATGAGCAAGACGTTGCTTGAACAGGAGATACACGAGCAGCCAGAGGCGCTGGCCCGCCTGCTGGCCGCTGAAAGCGATCACATTGCCCATCTTGCCGGTGTCATCCGGCAGGCCCAGCCACCGTTTGTGCTGATCGTGGCGCGTGGATCATCGGATAACGCGGCGGTTTACGGCAAGTACGCGCTGGGAATCTTCGCCGGGTTGCCGGTGGCCCTGGCCGCGCCGTCGATCACGACCTACTATGGCCGGATGCCTCGTGTCCGCGGCGCGCTGGTGATCGGCGTATCCCAGAGCGGGCAGGGCGAAGACGTGCGCATGGTTGTCGACCAGGCGCGGGCGCAGGGCGCCCTGACGCTGGCGGTGACCAACGATCCCGAATCGCCGCTGGCGAAGACCGCTGAGCATTGCATCGGCCTGCATGTCGGCCCGGAAAAGAGCGTGGCGGCTACCAAGACGTACACCGCTCAACTGACGGTCATGGCGATGCTGGCCTCCCATATCGCCGATGACGCCGGGCTGAAGCATGACCTGGCCGGATTGCCGGCATGGGTCAGCCAGACGCTTCTGCTGGCGCAGGACGCCCCGGCGCGGGCGGAGCGTTACCGCTACATGACGCGCTGTGTCACCCTGGGGCGTGGCTTCAACTACGCGACCGCGTTTGAATTGGCGCTTAAGATCAAGGAACTGACGTACATCGGGACTACGCCATACAGCCCGGCGGATTTCCGCCATGGCCCGATGGCTCAGGTGGATGAGGGCTTTCCGGTGCTGGCGATCGCCCCGGATGGCGCGGTGCTGGGCGATGTGCTGGATTTGATACGCGAGCTACGGGAGCGCCAGGCCGAACTGATCGTGATCTCCAACCGGGAGGAAGCGCTGGCCCTGGCGCAGACTCCGCTGCCGATTCCGGCTATCCCGGAGTGGCTCTCCCCCATCGTAGCGACCATTCCGGGGCAGTTACTGGCCTTTGGCCTCAGCCGGGCCAAAGGCTACGATGTCGACCACCCGCGTCTGTTGCGCAA
This window harbors:
- a CDS encoding SIS domain-containing protein, yielding MSKTLLEQEIHEQPEALARLLAAESDHIAHLAGVIRQAQPPFVLIVARGSSDNAAVYGKYALGIFAGLPVALAAPSITTYYGRMPRVRGALVIGVSQSGQGEDVRMVVDQARAQGALTLAVTNDPESPLAKTAEHCIGLHVGPEKSVAATKTYTAQLTVMAMLASHIADDAGLKHDLAGLPAWVSQTLLLAQDAPARAERYRYMTRCVTLGRGFNYATAFELALKIKELTYIGTTPYSPADFRHGPMAQVDEGFPVLAIAPDGAVLGDVLDLIRELRERQAELIVISNREEALALAQTPLPIPAIPEWLSPIVATIPGQLLAFGLSRAKGYDVDHPRLLRKVTSTR